One part of the Mycobacteriales bacterium genome encodes these proteins:
- a CDS encoding ATP-binding protein translates to MGRVRSQVDAAYILPAAFAALLVLGATTAALNGRIGPTTLLVAASVITLLASVVSAIPAAPLVAAMAWLTAIGFSHAPYGQLHASGRHALTALVALADCAVVGVMLGGAARRVGRARGQIEWSVFDDIESLGDHSIVSEAPIPAVRLRDLAVAVSRRRQVAAVLFGSIVLPLMTASLAAVRPHLSLDDDLLLYLIAVLAITLIGGFWPAVGGAIAASLLVNWYFTPPLHNWTIDSPQNLFALLLFITVAVTVSSVVHLAARRAALARRSSKESATLLALARTVLGGDDTAADVINHLSQHEEVGAELHELVSGRWILLTSAGDASGASSTSRIRDDLRLRLFGPRVARLSARTVEGYGAQAAAALDRERLRVQAAQAEMLAAGNRMRTALLTAVSHDLRTPLASVKASVSSLRQTDVTWSPRDEAELLATIEESADRLDALIANLLDMSRVHTGSLQPLLRPISIDEIAPLAVHGLDAAQVAFDIPDDLPLVATDPGLLERAVANLVGNAVRYCPPGQPARLVARRDRDWVSLDIVDHGPGVPDAMKSRMFEPFQQLGDQRNTEGVGLGLAVARGFVEAMGGTLEALNTPGGGLTMRLTLRIAVAPSEVSVDQ, encoded by the coding sequence GTGGGACGGGTCCGCAGCCAGGTCGACGCCGCCTACATCCTCCCCGCGGCGTTCGCCGCGCTGCTCGTGCTGGGCGCAACGACCGCCGCCTTGAATGGCCGAATCGGTCCCACCACCCTGCTCGTCGCTGCGTCGGTGATCACCCTCCTCGCCAGCGTGGTCTCCGCCATCCCGGCCGCGCCACTCGTTGCCGCGATGGCCTGGCTGACCGCGATCGGCTTCTCACACGCCCCGTACGGTCAGCTCCACGCGTCCGGCCGCCACGCGCTCACCGCATTGGTGGCTCTGGCGGACTGCGCCGTCGTGGGCGTCATGCTGGGCGGTGCGGCGCGCCGTGTCGGGCGAGCGCGTGGTCAGATCGAGTGGTCGGTGTTCGACGACATCGAGTCCCTGGGGGACCATTCCATCGTGAGCGAAGCGCCCATCCCGGCGGTTCGGCTACGCGACCTGGCTGTCGCGGTCAGCCGGCGCCGCCAGGTCGCCGCGGTGCTGTTCGGCAGCATCGTGCTTCCCCTCATGACCGCCAGCCTGGCCGCCGTCCGTCCACACCTGAGTCTCGACGACGACCTGTTGCTCTACCTGATCGCGGTGCTCGCGATCACCCTCATCGGTGGTTTCTGGCCCGCGGTCGGCGGCGCGATTGCGGCCAGCCTGCTCGTCAACTGGTACTTCACTCCCCCGCTGCACAACTGGACGATCGACTCGCCCCAGAACCTGTTCGCGCTGCTGCTGTTCATCACCGTGGCCGTCACGGTCAGCAGCGTCGTTCATCTCGCTGCCCGCCGCGCGGCCCTGGCTCGACGAAGCAGCAAGGAGTCCGCGACGCTGCTCGCCCTCGCGCGGACCGTGCTCGGCGGCGACGACACCGCAGCGGACGTGATCAACCACCTGAGCCAGCACGAGGAGGTCGGCGCCGAGCTGCACGAGCTCGTCAGTGGGCGCTGGATCCTGCTGACGTCGGCCGGCGATGCGTCCGGCGCATCGTCGACCAGTCGGATTCGCGACGACCTTCGCCTGCGGTTGTTCGGACCTCGCGTCGCGCGTCTGTCGGCCCGGACCGTCGAAGGGTACGGCGCTCAGGCGGCGGCCGCGCTCGATCGGGAGCGACTGCGGGTGCAGGCCGCTCAGGCGGAGATGCTCGCCGCCGGAAACCGAATGCGTACGGCGCTGCTCACGGCGGTCAGCCACGACTTGCGCACGCCGCTCGCTTCCGTCAAGGCCAGCGTCAGCAGCTTGCGCCAGACCGACGTGACATGGTCCCCGCGCGACGAGGCGGAGCTGCTCGCCACCATCGAGGAGAGCGCGGACCGCCTCGACGCGCTCATCGCAAACCTGCTCGACATGAGTCGCGTTCACACCGGCTCGTTGCAACCGCTGCTTCGGCCGATCTCAATCGACGAGATCGCCCCGCTGGCGGTCCACGGTCTCGACGCGGCTCAGGTCGCGTTCGACATCCCGGACGACCTGCCGCTCGTTGCGACCGACCCGGGCTTGTTGGAACGCGCCGTCGCCAACCTCGTCGGCAACGCCGTTCGCTACTGCCCGCCGGGACAGCCGGCCCGACTGGTCGCCCGACGTGACCGTGACTGGGTCAGCCTCGACATCGTCGACCACGGGCCAGGCGTGCCGGACGCGATGAAATCTCGCATGTTCGAGCCGTTTCAACAGCTCGGCGACCAGCGAAACACTGAGGGAGTGGGCCTGGGGCTCGCGGTCGCTCGTGGCTTCGTCGAGGCCATGGGCGGGACGCTCGAAGCGCTCAACACGCCAGGCGGTGGTCTGACGATGCGACTCACGCTTCGGATCGCTGTGGCGCCGAGCGAGGTCTCGGTCGACCAGTGA
- a CDS encoding response regulator, giving the protein MTSVLVVDDEASIRRALRINLAARDYAVHTADDGRSGLRAAAAQRPDVVILDLGLPDMDGVEVIRGIRGWSEAPIIVLSAREHEHDKVAALDAGADDYVTKPFGMDELLARLRAATRRSVTTARDEPVVRTDHFTVDLGAKRVTNLAGHEVRLTPTEWEIVELLVRNDGRLVASRQILSQVWGEGFHAETHYLRVYLAQIRRKLEPDSSRPRYFHTEPGMGYRFLASPPSDRPS; this is encoded by the coding sequence ATGACCTCCGTACTCGTCGTCGACGACGAGGCCTCGATTCGCCGTGCGCTCCGGATCAACCTTGCCGCCCGCGACTACGCCGTGCACACCGCCGATGACGGTCGCAGCGGCCTGCGCGCAGCAGCGGCACAGCGTCCCGACGTCGTGATCCTCGATCTCGGGCTGCCGGACATGGACGGCGTTGAGGTGATTCGCGGAATCCGCGGCTGGTCAGAGGCGCCGATCATCGTGTTGTCCGCGCGCGAGCACGAGCACGACAAGGTGGCAGCCCTCGACGCCGGCGCGGACGACTACGTCACCAAGCCGTTCGGCATGGACGAACTGCTCGCGCGGCTACGGGCGGCCACTCGCCGGTCGGTCACGACCGCCAGAGACGAGCCGGTCGTCCGCACCGACCACTTCACGGTGGACCTCGGCGCGAAGCGGGTCACCAACCTCGCGGGCCACGAAGTACGGCTCACGCCGACCGAGTGGGAGATCGTCGAGCTGCTGGTCCGAAACGACGGGCGGCTCGTGGCCAGCCGCCAGATCCTCAGCCAGGTGTGGGGCGAGGGCTTCCACGCCGAAACGCACTACCTGCGGGTCTACCTCGCGCAGATCCGCCGCAAGCTCGAGCCGGACTCGTCGCGTCCCCGCTATTTCCACACCGAGCCCGGGATGGGCTACCGATTCCTCGCGAGCCCGCCCTCAGACCGCCCTAGCTAG
- a CDS encoding potassium-transporting ATPase subunit F, with translation MTADNLVGLILAVATGVFLVIALLFPERF, from the coding sequence ATGACCGCCGACAACCTGGTCGGGCTGATCCTCGCCGTGGCGACCGGAGTGTTCCTCGTCATCGCCCTGCTGTTCCCGGAACGGTTCTGA
- the kdpA gene encoding potassium-transporting ATPase subunit KdpA, with protein sequence MSSTTAGALFVVALVLALAASYRPLGDYMARTYLDRRHLRAEAWIYRLAGIDADTDQTWAAYLRSVLAFSAVSVLLVYLILRGQHSLPFDLGFGGMHASQAWNTAASFTTNTNWQSYSGESSLGYAAQALGLAVQNFVSAAVGIAVAIAFVRGFSRSRTDRLGNFWVDLVRTCIRILLPISFVAALVLVGGGAIQNFHDPQTIHTITGGTQTITGGPVASQEAIKQLGTNGGGFYNANSAHPFENPTSWTNWFEIYLLLVIGFSLPRTFGKLVGDTRQGLAIVAVMGVLFLGSVVALNVFQNVHHGSVPAAVGASTEGTEQRFGVADSATFAASTTLTSTGAVDSFHDSYTSLGGAVTLLDMQLGEIAPGGTGSGLYGMLVLAVITVFVGGLMVGRTPEYLAKKIGAREMKFASLYFLTTPLFVLVGAGLAMALPGERAAMLNTGAHGFSEVLYAFTSAANNNGSAFAGISVDTAWYNVALGVVMLGARFIPMIFVLAMAGSLAEQRSVPVSDGTLPTHRPLFVAMVIGVAVIVVALTYLPALALGPLAEGLH encoded by the coding sequence ATGAGCAGCACCACAGCCGGTGCGCTTTTCGTCGTCGCGCTCGTCCTTGCCCTGGCCGCCAGCTACCGCCCGCTCGGCGACTACATGGCGCGCACGTACCTCGACCGCCGCCATCTGCGCGCCGAGGCCTGGATCTACCGGCTCGCGGGGATCGACGCGGACACAGACCAGACCTGGGCCGCCTACCTGCGCAGCGTCCTGGCCTTCTCCGCCGTCTCCGTACTGCTCGTGTACCTGATCCTTCGCGGACAGCACAGCCTGCCGTTCGACCTCGGTTTCGGCGGGATGCACGCCAGTCAGGCCTGGAACACCGCGGCGAGCTTCACCACCAACACCAACTGGCAGTCCTACTCGGGCGAGTCCTCACTCGGGTACGCCGCACAGGCGCTCGGCCTGGCGGTACAGAACTTCGTCTCGGCGGCTGTCGGCATCGCGGTCGCGATCGCCTTCGTGCGCGGGTTCTCCCGATCGCGGACGGACCGGCTCGGCAACTTCTGGGTCGACCTGGTGCGTACGTGCATCCGCATCCTGCTGCCGATCTCGTTCGTCGCCGCGCTCGTCCTCGTCGGCGGCGGTGCGATCCAGAACTTCCACGACCCACAGACCATCCATACGATCACCGGCGGCACGCAGACGATCACCGGGGGTCCCGTCGCGAGCCAGGAGGCCATCAAGCAGCTCGGCACCAATGGCGGCGGCTTCTACAACGCGAACTCCGCCCACCCCTTCGAGAACCCGACGTCGTGGACCAACTGGTTCGAGATCTACCTGCTGCTCGTCATCGGCTTCTCGCTCCCCCGGACTTTTGGCAAGCTGGTGGGCGACACCCGTCAAGGGCTCGCCATCGTCGCGGTGATGGGCGTGCTCTTCCTCGGCAGCGTCGTCGCGCTGAACGTCTTCCAGAACGTCCACCATGGCAGCGTTCCCGCGGCTGTGGGTGCGTCGACCGAAGGCACCGAACAGCGCTTCGGCGTTGCGGACTCGGCGACGTTTGCGGCGAGCACCACGCTGACATCCACCGGCGCTGTGGACTCCTTCCACGACTCCTACACCAGCCTCGGCGGTGCCGTCACGTTGCTCGACATGCAGTTGGGTGAGATCGCGCCCGGCGGCACCGGCTCGGGTCTGTACGGGATGCTGGTGCTCGCCGTCATCACGGTGTTCGTCGGCGGCCTGATGGTCGGGCGAACACCCGAGTACCTCGCGAAGAAGATCGGCGCGCGCGAGATGAAGTTCGCGTCGCTGTACTTCCTCACCACACCGCTGTTCGTGTTGGTCGGTGCGGGGCTGGCCATGGCCCTGCCGGGCGAGCGCGCCGCGATGCTCAACACCGGCGCACACGGCTTCTCGGAGGTGCTCTACGCCTTCACCTCGGCCGCCAACAACAACGGCTCCGCCTTCGCAGGCATCTCGGTCGACACTGCCTGGTACAACGTGGCGCTCGGTGTCGTGATGCTCGGGGCGCGGTTCATCCCGATGATCTTCGTGCTCGCCATGGCCGGTTCGCTGGCCGAGCAACGGTCGGTACCGGTGTCCGACGGGACGCTACCCACCCACCGGCCGTTGTTCGTCGCCATGGTGATCGGGGTCGCGGTCATCGTGGTCGCCCTCACCTACCTGCCTGCGCTAGCCCTCGGGCCGCTCGCAGAGGGGCTGCACTGA
- the kdpB gene encoding potassium-transporting ATPase subunit KdpB — protein sequence MPATGKTAGGLLDPKMLWQSTPDAFRKLNPMTLWKNPVMFLVEVGSVWTTWLALEDHTAFAIVTTVWLWLTVVFANLAEAVAEGRGKAQAESLRRAKTITKARLLDNWSPGCESASLREREVPAAELQRGQHVVVEPGQVIPGDGDVVEGIASVDESAITGESAPVIRESGGDRSSVTGGTKVLSDRIVVEITQQPGESFIDRMIALVEGASRQKTPNEIALNILLASLTIIFLLAVATLQPFAIFAKAQQPGAPNSLALTSHGVTGVVLVSLLVCLIPTTIGALLSAIGIAGMDRLVQRNVLAMSGRAVEAAGDVDTLLLDKTGTITIGNREAVELVPVAGVSEEQLADAAQLSSLADETPEGRSIVVLAKTRYGLRERASGELAHASFVKFTAQTRMSGVDLREGEATREIRKGAAASVLGWVRQAGGVVPDGIDELVDAISGAGGTPLVVADRIGHHARTLGVVHLKDIVKDGMRERFAELRAMGIRTVMITGDNPLTARAIAQEAGVDDFLAEAKPEDKMSLIKAEQAGGRLVAMTGDGTNDAPALAQADVGVAMNTGTSAAKEAGNMVDLDSNPTKLIEIVEIGKQLLITRGALTTFSIANDVAKFFAIIPAMFAAVYPGLGKLNVMHLHSAQSAILSAVVFNALVIIALIPLALRGVQYRPSSAAAMLRRNLGIYGVGGLVVPFLGIKAIDLLVQLVPGIR from the coding sequence ATGCCCGCCACCGGCAAGACTGCGGGCGGGCTGCTCGACCCGAAGATGCTCTGGCAGTCCACCCCGGATGCCTTCCGCAAACTCAACCCGATGACGCTGTGGAAGAACCCGGTCATGTTCCTCGTCGAGGTCGGATCGGTCTGGACGACCTGGCTGGCGCTCGAAGACCACACCGCGTTCGCGATCGTCACGACCGTCTGGCTCTGGCTGACCGTCGTCTTCGCCAACCTCGCGGAGGCGGTGGCTGAAGGCCGCGGGAAGGCACAGGCGGAGTCGCTGCGACGCGCGAAGACGATCACGAAGGCGCGACTGCTGGACAACTGGTCACCCGGCTGCGAATCGGCGAGCCTGCGCGAGCGCGAGGTCCCGGCCGCCGAGCTGCAACGGGGGCAGCACGTCGTCGTCGAGCCAGGTCAGGTGATTCCCGGCGACGGCGACGTCGTCGAAGGCATCGCGAGCGTCGACGAGTCCGCGATCACCGGCGAGTCGGCGCCCGTGATTCGCGAGTCCGGTGGCGACCGCAGCTCGGTGACGGGCGGTACGAAGGTGCTCTCCGACCGGATCGTGGTCGAGATCACCCAGCAGCCGGGAGAGAGCTTCATCGACCGGATGATCGCGTTGGTCGAGGGCGCATCACGGCAGAAGACTCCGAACGAGATCGCGCTGAACATCCTGCTCGCCTCGTTGACGATCATCTTCCTGCTTGCTGTGGCCACGCTTCAGCCGTTCGCCATCTTTGCCAAGGCGCAGCAGCCCGGCGCGCCGAACTCGCTTGCTCTCACCTCGCACGGCGTGACCGGTGTCGTCCTCGTGTCGCTCCTGGTCTGCCTGATCCCGACCACGATCGGCGCTCTGCTGTCCGCAATCGGGATCGCCGGAATGGATCGCCTCGTCCAGCGCAACGTCCTGGCGATGTCGGGACGCGCGGTGGAGGCCGCAGGTGACGTCGACACGCTCCTGCTGGACAAGACCGGCACGATCACGATCGGCAACCGCGAGGCCGTCGAGCTGGTCCCCGTCGCCGGGGTGAGCGAGGAGCAGCTCGCGGACGCGGCCCAGCTGTCGAGCCTGGCCGACGAGACACCGGAAGGCCGATCCATCGTCGTCCTCGCCAAGACTCGCTACGGCTTGCGCGAGCGAGCCTCAGGAGAGCTCGCCCATGCCAGCTTCGTGAAGTTCACGGCGCAGACCCGGATGAGCGGTGTAGACCTTCGCGAGGGCGAGGCGACCCGCGAGATCCGCAAGGGAGCCGCCGCGTCGGTTCTCGGATGGGTCCGGCAGGCAGGCGGTGTCGTCCCTGACGGAATCGACGAGCTGGTCGACGCGATCTCAGGCGCCGGGGGTACGCCGCTGGTCGTCGCAGACCGGATCGGCCACCACGCTCGCACACTCGGCGTGGTGCACCTCAAGGACATCGTGAAAGACGGGATGCGCGAGCGGTTCGCCGAGCTTCGGGCCATGGGAATCCGCACCGTCATGATCACTGGCGACAACCCGCTGACGGCGCGAGCCATCGCGCAGGAGGCCGGAGTCGACGACTTCCTCGCGGAAGCGAAACCCGAGGACAAGATGTCGCTGATCAAGGCCGAGCAGGCCGGCGGCAGGCTCGTCGCGATGACCGGCGACGGCACGAACGACGCGCCGGCGCTCGCACAGGCTGACGTCGGTGTCGCCATGAACACCGGTACCTCGGCAGCAAAAGAGGCCGGCAACATGGTCGACCTCGACTCCAACCCGACCAAGCTCATCGAGATCGTCGAAATCGGAAAGCAGCTGCTGATCACCCGCGGCGCATTGACGACCTTCTCGATTGCCAACGACGTCGCCAAGTTCTTCGCAATCATCCCGGCGATGTTCGCGGCGGTCTATCCGGGCCTGGGAAAGCTCAACGTCATGCACCTGCACAGCGCGCAGTCCGCGATTCTGTCCGCCGTCGTCTTCAACGCACTCGTCATCATCGCGCTCATCCCGCTGGCACTGCGCGGCGTGCAGTACCGGCCCAGCAGCGCCGCGGCCATGCTGCGGCGAAACCTCGGCATCTACGGGGTCGGCGGCCTGGTCGTTCCGTTCCTCGGGATCAAGGCGATCGATCTGCTCGTGCAGCTCGTCCCCGGAATCAGGTGA
- a CDS encoding potassium-transporting ATPase subunit C: MPGWTRQHLAALRILLLLTVVLGVGYPAAVTLIAQIPGLHHRADGSLIHLDGRVVGSAVIGQSFTDSDGAPIEKYFQSRPSAGGYDPTATGASNLGPESIVDTLANPAVKGAVGTPSLLTLVCSRSRQVGEENGVDGQRPYCTATGVGAVLSVIRSAGVSGKVVKVVSVNQPCPATPFISTYDGVAVTCARYGEDVAIGTIVAIRGSGKAWPANPVPPDAVTASGSGLDPDISVTYARLQAPRVARLRGLPLHQVLALVAKYTSARAFGFMGEPAVNVLQLNLALDRLPGQ, translated from the coding sequence ATGCCCGGCTGGACTCGCCAGCACCTCGCCGCGCTGCGAATCCTTCTGCTGCTCACCGTCGTGCTGGGCGTCGGCTACCCCGCTGCGGTCACGCTGATCGCGCAGATCCCAGGTCTACACCATCGCGCCGACGGCTCGCTGATCCACCTCGACGGACGGGTCGTCGGCTCCGCGGTGATCGGCCAGTCGTTCACCGACAGCGACGGCGCGCCGATCGAGAAGTACTTCCAGAGCCGGCCGTCCGCGGGTGGCTACGACCCGACCGCGACCGGTGCGAGCAACCTCGGCCCGGAGTCGATCGTCGACACCCTCGCGAACCCGGCCGTGAAGGGCGCCGTCGGCACACCGTCGCTACTGACCCTGGTCTGCAGCCGCAGCAGGCAGGTCGGCGAGGAGAACGGCGTCGACGGACAGCGCCCCTATTGCACAGCCACGGGCGTCGGCGCTGTGCTGTCGGTCATCCGCAGCGCCGGTGTGAGCGGAAAGGTCGTGAAGGTGGTGAGCGTCAACCAACCGTGCCCGGCCACGCCCTTCATCTCGACGTACGACGGGGTGGCGGTGACCTGCGCGAGGTACGGCGAGGACGTCGCAATCGGGACCATCGTTGCCATCCGCGGCTCCGGCAAGGCCTGGCCGGCCAATCCCGTCCCTCCGGACGCCGTCACCGCAAGCGGCTCCGGACTCGACCCGGACATCTCGGTGACCTACGCGAGACTGCAGGCGCCGCGTGTGGCGAGGCTGCGCGGGCTGCCGTTGCATCAAGTGCTTGCTTTGGTCGCGAAATACACCTCGGCACGCGCGTTCGGGTTCATGGGCGAGCCCGCCGTCAACGTGCTTCAGCTCAATCTCGCCCTGGACCGGCTTCCTGGCCAGTAG